Proteins encoded together in one Vicia villosa cultivar HV-30 ecotype Madison, WI unplaced genomic scaffold, Vvil1.0 ctg.000081F_1_1, whole genome shotgun sequence window:
- the LOC131623805 gene encoding fimbrin-2-like, producing the protein MSTHWGIVVSDPSLQNQFTQVELRSLKSQFISMRRESGKLTIGDLASKMSRLKVVGENLSEEERDSYINDLHKNSDEEVDFELFLKVYLKLQTFASSRTGKNNAKNSSAFLKVATTTLLHTISESEKASYVTHINNYLAEDEFLKKYLPLDPSTNDLFELAKDGVLLCKLINVAVPTTIDERAINKKRLLNPWERNENHTLCLNSAKAIGCTVVNIGTQDLIEGRRHLVLGLISQIIKIQLLANLNLKKTPQLLELVGDSQDMEELMSLPPEKILLRWMNFHLKKTEYKKIVTNFSSDVKDAEAYAHLLNVLAPEYTNPSTLAVKNPFERAKLVLEHAEKMGCKRYLTARDIVEGSPNLNLAFVAHIFQIRNGLSALAKQNSLLESLLDDTQDSREERVFRLWINSLGNSTYINNVFEDVRNGWVLLETLDKVSPGIVNWKIANKPPIKMPFKKVENCNQVVKIGKQLKFSLVNIAGNDIVQGYKKLILAYLWQLMRCNILQLLKNLRFHSHGKEIIDADILQWANNKVKSSGSQSHIYSFKDKSISDGIFFLELLSSVQPRAVNWGLITKGVTDEEKMMNATYIISIARKLGCSIFLLPEDITEVNQKMILTLTASIMYWYLKHPVVEERSSDSENGSQVETTSNSTVDDSASDFSVEENM; encoded by the exons ATGTCTACTCATTGGGGTATTGTTGTTTCAGATCCATCTCTTCAAAACCAGTTCACACAAGTTGAGCTTCGTAGCTTAAAATCACAA TTCATAAGTATGAGGAGAGAGAGTGGGAAGCTTACCATTGGAGACTTGGCTTCCAAGATGTCAAGGTTGAAAGTTGTGGGAGAAAATCTGAGTGAAGAAGAGAGAGATTCTTATATCAATGATTTGCATAAGAACTCAGATGAAGAGGTTGATTTTGAATTGTTTCTCAAG GTTTATTTGAAACTGCAAACATTTGCGAGTTCAAGAACAGGAAAGAATAATGCAAAAAATTCATCAGCATTCCTCAAGGTTGCCACTACGACATTGCTTCACACAATAAGTGAATCTGAGAAGGCTTCATATGTTACACATATAAATAACTATCTTGCAGAAGATGAATTCCTCAAGAAATACCTTCCTCTTGACCCTTCAACCAATGATCTCTTCGAACTCGCAAAAGACGGTGTTCTTCTTTG TAAGCTTATCAATGTGGCGGTTCCTACGACTATTGATGAACGCGCAATCAATAAAAAAAGATTACTTAATCCATGGGAAAGAAATGAAAATCATACACTGTGCCTCAACTCTGCTAAAGCAATTGGATGTACAGTTGTCAACATTGGCACTCAAGACTTAATCGAAGGAAGG cGTCATTTGGTGCTTGGATTGATTTCGCAGATTATCAAG ATACAATTATTGGCGAATTTGAACCTAAAGAAAACTCCTCAACTTTTGGAGTTAGTTGGTGATAGTCAG GATATGGAAGAGTTGATGAGTCTACCTCCAGAAAAAATCTTGTTGCGATGGATGAACTTCCATTTGAAGAAAACGGAATATAAGAAGATTGTCACAAATTTCTCTTCCGATGTTAAG GATGCAGAAGCTTATGCTCACCTTCTAAATGTTCTTGCACCCGAATACACTAATCCATCCACATTGGCCGTGAAAAATCCTTTTGAAAGAGCAAAACTTGTTCTTGAGCATGCTGAAAAGATGGGTTGCAAACGGTACTTAACTGCAAGAGATATCGTGGAAGGTTCACCGAATCTTAACCTTGCTTTTGTTGCACACATTTTCCAAATCAG GAACGGACTTTCAGCTCTAGCAAAACAAAATTCTCTCCTTGAATCATTGTTAGATGACACTCAAGACTCAAGAGAAGAGAGAGTTTTTCGTCTTTGGATTAATAGCCTTGGAAATTCAACGTATATCAACAATGTCTTCGAGGATGTCCGAAACGG GTGGGTACTTTTAGAGACTCTTGACAAAGTATCACCTGGGATTGTAAATTGGAAGATTGCAAACAAGCCTCCTATTAAGATGCCATTTAAAAAAGTTGAGAATTGTAACCAAGTTGTGAAAATAGGGAAACAACTCAAGTTTTCCTTGGTAAATATTGCTGGAAATGACATTGTGCAGGGTTATAAAAAACTAATACTAG caTATTTGTGGCAATTGATGAGATGCAATATCTTACAACTTTTAAAGAACTTGAGATTTCACTCTCATGGGAAGGAAATAATAGATGCTGATATTCTGCAATGGGCAAACAACAAAGTAAAAAGCTCAGGAAGCCAAAGCCATATATATAGTTTCAAG GATAAAAGTATATCCGATGGAATATTTTTCCTGGAGCTTCTTAGTTCTGTGCAACCTAGAGCTGTAAATTGGGGTCTTATAACAAAAGGAGTAACCG ATGAGGAGAAAATGATGAATGCTACATACATTATCAGTATTGCAAGAAAGCTTGGTTGTTCAATATTCTTGCTTCCAGAAGACATCACTGAG gtaaatcagaagatgattcttACATTAACAGCAAGTATAATGTATTGGTACTTAAAACACCCTGTTGTTGAAGAAAGGAGTTCAGACAGTGAAAATGGGAGTCAAGTGGAGACGACATCGAATTCGACAGTAGATGATTCTGCTTCTGATTTTTCAGTAGAAGAGAACATGTGA